taaaatggtagggctttaaaattcttaaatatagatatttgCAAACACAAAATACattgttgagaaattttaacagaaagtGATGCAAAGtccttaagaaaaatttcactttGATCAAGCATGcacttttcataaaatagagaaataagCAATACtactgataataaattaattcattacaaatttactatccattgttaataatttaaaaaggcagTGTTTCAATTTAAGGaagtttttgtgaaattgtttggaggaaatatgatatgaaatgctaagtataaaaaaatttaatgatatctgtaattatattaagttaatatttcgCACTGGCTTGATcaaattagaaagaaatataggaggaattgaaaatgaattagttttaaaaatatgataaaatatataaatcttacatcatatttcaaagattttatatGTATGAAATCTCTCTAGGGTAAAAAAAACAGCCAAATTCTGAGTTGTAAAGGTATAatcaagtaataataattatcataatatacgttcaaattaataaataaaaaaatagcaacaaagaaacattttcaaacaaaactcatcaaattcaaattaaattttacagctGGTAGTGGCtctaatatttgcatttaaaaagattacCATAATCTATAACATAGAAAGCAAAACCTACTTAGTGAGTAAGTgcaaaaaattccttaatttcTTATCATTATTATGGAGGGGACACTTCAATAGAGGGCTAACTATATCGTTCAGCAacttagttcatttttaaaaattttttataccatttctCATGTTGTAGTAgctaattcttttataatttccaaagacattaaaatgttttgtcatctgtatcacaattttaaatttaattccagtaatgaaattttcactCCGTTAGGAACTATATGTTTaagtgtttttgttttgttaaacaaaagaggtaaacaattattttagtgatttacataaaaaaatatttaaataagtaaataacaaaacagcttcactataagaaaaattaaaaattacaaaataaaatataagacattggaaatgtttctttgaaaacaatatACAAAACATAGttcatacatatttataaaaatgcactcttaatgaataaaatagattaaaaaagtgGACGCACATTAAGAATATTTACATTTAGAGCTTCTTGGCCCTGACCTTCTCCTTCTATGACTGCAGCTGGATCAAAATTTAAGTCCCCTAGATCAGGAGCATGTGAGAGAGATGAATCGCTGTTAGTTGATGCTTGACTACTAGGCTGACTAACGATGGCATTTCCACTATTTGTACCACTACTGCTATTTTCTGTTGTTTGGGAGGGATTAGAGGGTGGTGGTACACTGGGTGGACCACCGCTGCCTGAATTACCAGGTGTGTGTGGGGTATGAGGTGTGTGTGGTGTGTTTGGACCATGTTGCAGAAGACTTTGGCTGGATGAAGGTGTACCAGGGGTACCGGTGCTGGTTTGATGCAAGGATGATTGATTTGTGCTTGTAGTGGATGTGGTGGAAGGCTGCCGTAGAGACTGGTTGCCTTGATCGTGGAGACTGGGAAGTCCCATTTGCTATAGAGAgaaaaagtactaaataaagtaaaagtactaaattaagttaaagtactaaataaagttaaaaatactaaattaagtaaaagtactaaaaaaaagtaaaagtttaaatgtttgaataataattaacaaattttgcgAGTTTCTTgtatgcaacagaaaaaaagtctAGCTTTTGAAGTTGATAAAATTAGAACCTAAAAGCTTCAACTTAaagtttaatgtattatttatcacaaaatattgAGTAGTAACAAATTTATGGTATGTGTCTTAAAAAACATTAGCtgtattttcctaaaaatttaaataactgtaacaacttaaaaagtaaagtttattttgcGTATGTTTTTCTGCTGATATGTATACTTAGTATTCTATTAcatgttttgtgttgtttaccAATTAGTTAAttcataaaatcactgaaaaccaatttaagaaaaatattaaaactaaaaaagactctaaatttgtttaaaagcaaATGCATTTCACTTGTACTGAAGACTGTTGACTATGTATCGTCTGAAAAATTGTATTACTAAAATACATCCAGctgttaatacatatttatttttaaaaaaaatcttttagtacAGTAAATTACGAGGCATGTGCaaggcataaaaataaataatgcaaacacaaattgaagttaaagaattgaatttacTTGTTCATggtgatttaatgatttttccatGGCTGCAAGAGGATCTAATGAGGAGACACTTTCATTCAGGTGAGACAAAGGGCTACTGAAATCAGTTGCTTGGGACTGAAATTCATAGCCACTGTTGCTTCCATACCCAGAGCCATTTAACATCATAGGGCCATTGGGGACAGGACCATTTGCAATagctgcaaaaaataattaaacaagtgTAACACACTTTAAAAGAAACACTTTGACAATGGTAAATAATTAGATATCtgtaaaatgcaataataaattgataaatgtagtaaaaaataaaaaaacaagcagaTGTCAgcgtaaaaacaaaattgttcctccaactgaaaataaaatttccaataatcagaaaaattaaagcagaattttaattctttatgaaaatagtttgacgcttaaataatttcaaactttaattaagcaaacaattaaattgttattaatttaattaattcaaaatttttttgtaaaccaTCAAATTTGCttcgtatatttttaaatccaatattaattgttataattaataaaattgcactgaaagcaataaaacattataaatattggTTGCAAGATATTTATACAAAACatcagacaataaaaaaaaacttctattttatttgaatcagttttccaaaattattaatattaacataCAGCATTTTCTTAGTAACACtatcaaattataaacaaatacaagtaaatatttgcttcattttaaatagaaataaaactatatttgtattataagaattctaaaaataattttattttttatcctttttaattttttgaggtaAACAAATAGGTGAACTTTaagttaaaatgattaatattagaataaagtaAAGGCAGGGTGTTAAGAGTATTTAAGTAAGGCTTGCTTACATTGCATATCGGGAGGAGGTAGGGAAGAGTAGGGAGAGAGGCCTTGTCCCATTTCCCATGCTGAAGTTGTTGGCATCGTCATGCTACTTGGCGACATGGCTTTGAAACGTTTCTGAGCACCACATGCTTCAACTacatataattaatgttttaaaattcaactatatgcaattatttatattataaattcaactaattagttattaatattattaaattcaactacagacaaacatttatattatacaactgatattgtaaaatatttcaaggcattaaaattgctatttttaaaaaataaagactagAAACCTGTACTGTATCTGAAACAAgacaaagcatattttaaagaagGGAGATTTGGATACTTCTTGCAATGATCTGTATCAAAACTTGTCGAAAATGATTATCCCGTACTCctacttaaaattgtttaatcattgACAATGTTCTGGCAAGTTGTTAGTTAGACAAAAGAAAGAGCTTTCTTCCTGAGTGATTTTTATGAATCTATatttttagtcttaaaaatGTTCGTTAAACATTGATATCACATGACAGACACTAAAAACATTAGCATCAAATATACTAGAGTTACATTTAATGTTTTACAAATGCTCaaagttaatatttgtttaagtattgtaatataaaaacgTGAAGagttcaaaatcattttaataattacttagaGTCAATTTTAGTTATAGTCAGAACACTTTTTGTatctaaatcttaaaaaaaaatattaacatatttccttcaaaaacattgcttatactaattaattatactaattgcttatactaataaaaaatatttgaatcttacgatacaaatattttttattttgtaggtTTTAGTTCGATACAGCAATGCATTGTTGCTTACTTTATCTCTAAAAACATATTCTGTTCATAAAAACATAACCGatcattaacaaataaaattataaattcattaaagaaatgcttttattcATATGAAGGAAAACTAAATgtcaaaagttaattaaaacaaaaaaattttaggaataaagAAATTCGTGtaatgtttaaaacataatacTATTAATGAAGTTCAACcttctaaaaaacaatttttaaaatttttttattttatttcttttaacgaAATGAACGGATTTATAAAACTCAAGAAGAGagtgatgttattttttattatatacacatgaaatattatacaatgcatacatgtaatattaaatgacaaactcaaagattttcttttaagtgtTCTATTTTTTGGTAAGAAATAAtaaggatcaaaattgtttgaaaacaataaatttacatttttctataaaattattttgttttaaaaaaaaccctgaTTAACTCCTTCCTTGTTAGCATCGCATTTCATACATTTGATTTTTTGTGCCCGCATGGTAGGCATTGCATCATTGAAACTGAGTTTTCTGCTACTTGCATGTCTCTTTTAATCcgtgattatttttgtatttctgaacATTGCTAAGTGACTGCGCATCTAGTCCCACTTTCCCCACAATTTTCGGAGTGAGATTTTTCACcttgaattgaaatcaaaataattttgtactttttgtaattttgctttcattagTGTAACAGTTGCAAGTCAAAATAGTTATGATGTATTTAAAGAGTGAGTTCCAGGACAGTGAACTTATCATCTCTCGATCTTAAGATGATAGTTCTGATTTATCAAGCTGTTTTAACAGTTAggttggaaaattattttccaaaatatattttttacccaattttaataattatttcacgcagatatttatctttaaaatctcaataaatatgtaatatcaGTGCATTACAAGGAAATATCGAGATCACTGGACGGGACATCATGTATTTCACCACCAATTGGTCAAGCAAAAAACTGCtcgctgaaaaaaataattatgcattttcgAATTTGGAATAGGacatatatattaatgaaaaaatgctttttttgggagaaaattcaaaaggaaaaaagaatctGACATAGAAAgggttaattataaatttttttagttgttattCCTAAAGTATAACTTCCAAAAGAAAGAGCCAAATTACAATACACATTCTTTAGAGTTAAGtcatttcaaaacatatataCACTAATAATTAggatagttaattatttaaagtgctaTTTACCCCCATCTGTTTCCTCTTTGACAGCTTTAACAGGCACTGGTTTCCAACTTGCTGTAGAATCAATAGTTACTTCTTCCACATCAGAATTACTCAGATTAGTTAGTATACCCCAAATGTATTGGTCAACCTCTAAACCTTCAAGAAGAGCCGGTTTGCTGAAAAGGagatttttcaggaaaattatatttaatgtttaccGAAATTAATCCCAATATATCAAAATGTGTCAAagttcatttcatttataaacatctttgcaatttaaagtttatttacttgaaaatgcaaatataataattgaaacagCAATATGTCAGTCAGCGGCATATCAAGAAAATGTCGTGCTATTTTGTAAATACGTTTTTCTAGTGGGATAAATTTCGGCGAGaacttgattttttatttatgagatttattagttattgtctatttagaaataaacaaattcaaataaataataacaaaaaaaaagaattttcttttacttgaagaaataacttaattatctcataagaaatataaaaaataatttggaaacacaaaataaatgaaaaaaaaaataataataataataataataaataaaggaaaattaacatcttataattcataaaacaacatttcataataaagataggtaaaaactatttttattcctttgacatttcagcaaaattttaaattaggtaatgttttaaaaatatgaatcaatTTACTGATACTTTAATCTTCTGTGattgaaagttttattcaaacatttaaaatttattaaaaaatataaaaataaatttggctCATGTCTAGAAAAACTTCATGTTATACTATACAACATATTCCAGGAATTGGCAtagtttacaattaataaaaaaaaagattataaaatactaaatacatGGTGTTTCATAATGACCCTTACTACATAAGAATTCTTGCAGACAATACAACTAAAAAGTATACACTTTAAaggtttcaaattaatatatagaaaacatttttgaaatctgaTATAGCCGGAGTAGAAAACATCAAATGTTATTCAATTGCCAGTTAAAAATTGAAGGTGTTTCAAACAATGTTCTTTTAACTTCTTACTGTTTCCTCCAGCAATCAACCAGGTTCAGATATTTCGAACATCTGCCTTTCTCAATAGagattatacaatttttgcTTCCCTCCctcacataaatattaatttacgacCCCCCATTGTgtataatttatcttcatttttgcaaaagttctaaaattatctattaaggGTAGTCATTGTAGAACATCCTgcataagatatttatttgaaaaacaaaaaaatattctgttatacaatgcttaaaaattgaatatatattataattgaaaatagaaGGTCAAGAATAGGAAAGgtcaaacaacaaaataaatacaatatttataaaattgacatACTTGCAAACAGGACATCTCCAAGCACCTCTCTCACAATTAAGTTGTAGATAAGATTCAAGGTCAAAGCACTGCaagtaataacaaaataaatatttgcagaaaaaactACAGTATCTCAGTGCTAATACAaagcttaatataaatttatgcttaaaaattaaactaaaagatacttcactttaatttctttaaaaatagtattttctaacacattacatataaaaaatatacacaagACTTTAGAAGTTATTTCATgttttcaaatacaaataataataatgaagatattcGCAGATCATTAGAgatcctatttttaaatttgagtttaatgagcaaattttgtttttgtaaagcTTTAAGTACCTTCATACAGTTTTCAGTCTTTTATCATACGTAACCAAATAAACACATTTGACAACTTTAgttcaattgtttaaaaatttcttctttataagaaaaatattattgttaaaacaaaGCTGAGATGTAAATAAAGAAgatcttttaatgttttcatcAGAATGTACCTTATTTTTTGGTTAACTTTAAATTTCCGATAAATTCTGATATATTGTAAAAAGAGTTAAACTGAATATTGACGATCTgttcaataaagttaaaaatttaatactttaagcagccaaacaatttataaagacatacacaaaaaattacagtatctcactattaaatttatgcttatgaaataaaatcatagaTACTACAGCTTGATTTCCTAAATTACTATTTCCTAACACaacacatataaataaaaaacataagaaataaaaatattatcactatgagctcaatatttttaattataaaatcacattaaacatttaacaataaagagtaaaaaaacataacattaacTAACAAAAAGAACTAGAAAGTTTTTACTCAAGATGAGTAGGAAAACGGGAACCAGGATGGTTCACAGAGCTCGTCCTGCGTCATCTCATAttaagtcagaaaaaaatagttatcgtTTTTTGGGATAGAGAGGTAGCCCCATCTCGTGCTACCAATAAACTACCCGCTACAATTTAAGCTTTATTAACTcataaatgatttctttttagaaaaataagttgaaaaaaatagaacaagactaatataaataactatataaatacatacaatgtgcttttaaaaaaataatttttacttctaaaggaaaaaacaaatttccaactatacattaaattttttatgaaacatattaatttaatctattattaatttaatatatccgTTAAGAGCATGATTGAAAAAGTATCAAAACTCTCTTTTGAAACAGGATCATTCTTTTTTATAGTAGTTGATATTCTTCACTcgcatcaaaatttattttgccaatactgaaaatttttcatcttttaaaatacaatgataCAAATATATTCTGGGCACAATGCTAAACACATTACTACTAGCATACTGCTTATCATGAAATCGTGGAGCCTTGACACCAGAGCTACCTTGGCTCATAATGAGCAGTAAAGGGAAggttttataaaacataattcaatgcgataaattacgtttaaattaattatttctgcacacattaatttaaagaacatGTGAAACATAAGAACTGGCGAGTAATAGATTAAGATGGAATAAGCTGAACAGCCAAGGTCAGCAACTGGCTGTAGTGCTAGCAAAGAAGAAACAGTGTATATTATATACCTGTATATGTTTGCATTCTTGACCTCGAGCTGGCAGAGTTATCCTCTTGAAAGTGATGGGACACTTTAATGACACTTTGATTGCAGTTTGTTCTACGCCATCCTCCATATTAAGAGCATTGTTGGAAGCAGCTGCACTGGAAAAGTTTCGTTTGATTTTAGCCACACAGTGGTCAGCTGGTAGGAGACGCTTTCGAAGGAGACCTTGAAGTACCGATCGAACAGTCGGACGATGGACAAGTTGTAGCAAAAATAGATgagactataaaaatatatatttagttaaaaacagaataagaaCAAGTgctaaatgcattaaaatttgtatcattttaacttttccATATTTAAGATATATCTTACACTGAAAAttactaattacaaaattactgataaaacaatttataaaaatgtgttgTATATCAAGCGTCAGATATACTTATAAACATTTTGTAGATTACTTATACTTTTGCAACTAATTCATAAGCATCGGAATTATATTGGGATAGAAAAAGATTAAACTAGCAATATATAGATAAGTATACACTGACTAAATGTAACAAATAGCAATGTCTGCCAGCTGCTaattttttgccaaaaatgCCATcatcatgaatatttaaaaatattctgaaatttctttatctcatacttatttcttcaaataagaAATGAATCTTGTAATGTTTTCTTATACTGAGAAATGCTTGTAATGAAATGCCTTTTAATTATCAGCAATTTTCTAATCGCTTAAAAtgttatacttttgaaaaaattcgtaCGTGTTTTAAAAAGTGGCTCCTGTTAAAAATGCTATAACTGTTTACTGGCGaacagtaaattttttcttttctcgcccTATACAACCGACCACACATGAGCTAAAAAGAGGCGAATTCTTGTATTTGAATTATCTATGTCTTACCTAATACAATTATGGTTATTGGCTCAGAtgttaagcaatttattttaacttttatataaaaaaaaattctattacagcagcattttgtttgaaatgaaaaaaaaaatgattgaaaacttACACAACAACATGCAGTAACAGTTATCTGTATTGTATTTCTACCAGGTTGACAAACCTCTTTCAGGTAAAGAGGTTTGTGGGAAGCTTTGTTTTCCCCACGGTCAATACTCAGTGGAGTTGCATTTACAGAAACTTGAACTGAAGCTGGCCAATTGGTGTTCATCTGTCGGTCTTCATGGTGGAAGCATTTTAACTGTAACTCCAGATCTGTCCGCCACATGAGTGTCTGGTGCACAGATGGCTTTAGATGGAAGACATGATTACTTACAGCTAAGTTATGTTCCAGTCTGAATGGAGCTAAAATGATGCCATCACGAACGGGGAAAGTCAAGCGTAACTCATCATcttctgcaaaataaaaaagattattaaaaaattgaaatgcttATTAACTCTTCATATATGAGCCtctaagcaaaattataataaaattgtactgCTACACAAGGTAAAAGACAAGTTTTAAAGGCCAAGGACGAAACTCATAGTGCAGCCACTTCATAGAAGtacaaaaaatcttattttcatattttacagaattttcgaaaactcttcattaaaaatagtagtttttatACAGTTgtgttgtttttctttaaaaagaaaaaaaaactaaattttaataaggaattCTGACCAGGCCTTCTCTTGGACAATCGCCTTCGATTCCTTCCTTGAGTAGGGCCTTGCTGctactaattatttttccatcaaaaagaagaagaaaaaaaatgatacagaAAAGTTAAGAAGCTtagagaaatatgttttttttatttagaacaaGTATATGCtgtataacaatatatatagattatattAGACTGGACCAGAACATTAAAGTTTTTGTACAATTAGAGCAAATGCTTAGATTTTCGTTACTTTCAAGTGAGATCACCGAAATCTGCTTCTGTTATTTTGGCAACTGGGTATATAATGTAATAGATTTATTGGGAAGAAACATAAGTGACATTAagggagaatttttattatcattaaatagtttattatgcaagaaaaataatcaaagagaTGAATTCTGCTTTCCTTATATTTTACAgcagaaaatattaacttaagtATCAGATTGGAAGATCCCTGAAGTTGCTTTAATAGAAGATCTATGTAAAGCAATTCCATAAACCACAACTCTGCATTGAAAACTATCCTTAAAGCgagtcaaaattaataaatttttcgaacattatttctaatgctcttcatgaattaattttttttttaataaatacttaaaggcatatttatgtgttttaaaaattttttagttaaatattattttaaagcattattttaaagaaaccaGATGCCATGTTTATTACAtgaatttaatcatatttcaaattgatctatataacacaaaattccatattattaaaaagtataagatctttataaaaagcaaacattCGAAACAAGTAAAAAGTCACATGTTTCAAATGTTTGAAGATCTTATACTGTTATATACTATAATCGTATATTTTCAAATCACCGATGAAAGGTAATGAAAGTAAAGAGAAGGTAAGATACAAGAAAGTCCATAGTAATCCATCTATATcattaagaataagaaaaatgacaattaaatcTAAAGCTGAAAACTGCTTACTGATGGGTGGAGGTACATTTGGTTTAGTATCTGGAAAAGTGGGCTTCATGTCAGCATTTGGTGATAGATATGGTGGAACAACAGATGCAGGGGTGAGAGGTGGAGTAGGGTTTCCAGGAATTGACATTGGCTGATAATTCATGTTCCTCTAAAAGAGTTacaaatatagatataaatacACACATATTATTACACTAACTAGGTActggaaaattttatcttagaaaaaataatgtagaaaaattatgctttttatacTTTGAGTTTTATATTACAgcttgtttttcttatttaatttttgcctgaaaaaatatattgcactaataaaaaaacgattatgaaaaattttattctagaaaaaaaaacacatttatcgCAAAAGGAATTATCGTTTATCACATAGATTTTTAGGCATTAATTGgtctttattttctacttttaccttaaaaagtaaaatattttaaaatacttcatatATCGTACAT
This window of the Parasteatoda tepidariorum isolate YZ-2023 chromosome 4, CAS_Ptep_4.0, whole genome shotgun sequence genome carries:
- the LOC107449406 gene encoding zinc finger MIZ domain-containing protein 2 isoform X4 yields the protein MSTYEKWESQSDFVRTQGTYSPLSGTDNNSTNVNSEFINNELADVAWQTECKIGYGREPSGFPYNVYSEKDTLYSDPAMSLGGWQQSPSSGPASGGAPPQGPQQQLSVVTTVWGVTTTTQSGPLAHSSFGANTSTTIAPMPYTQGAPPQNSGYPPANGASSKTPYQTQSMNSRQTGGPPGYNYSSNSNQMSSTIGPNAIGNQGHNNGSEFQSSSSALSAAALVAAAATATATATASVVALQERQQQEAVLNNQYNQGIPGQQFQPGYNSHHSRVSSNTDVSSPLGTHMNNPMNSHMGNSALMNMPNNMPSVNSMNSGMGMNGPMGMNKSIGMGGQPHPSMYSGNNPGMAPQSRSRASPYPNPQQHMAQKRPNHYNMMSQHYGPGMHPYNSNPPQNYNSGQGCVCCSQYPGNPPPSQYGKQQPYTPPQHMPTGAYPSQQHMRSSLRPQAPPYSSQPSHYYHQSQMNGAPPPQTQYDPHYTNQFTQPNIQRNMNYQPMSIPGNPTPPLTPASVVPPYLSPNADMKPTFPDTKPNVPPPIKDDELRLTFPVRDGIILAPFRLEHNLAVSNHVFHLKPSVHQTLMWRTDLELQLKCFHHEDRQMNTNWPASVQVSVNATPLSIDRGENKASHKPLYLKEVCQPGRNTIQITVTACCCSHLFLLQLVHRPTVRSVLQGLLRKRLLPADHCVAKIKRNFSSAAASNNALNMEDGVEQTAIKVSLKCPITFKRITLPARGQECKHIQCFDLESYLQLNCERGAWRCPVCNKPALLEGLEVDQYIWGILTNLSNSDVEEVTIDSTASWKPVPVKAVKEETDGVEACGAQKRFKAMSPSSMTMPTTSAWEMGQGLSPYSSLPPPDMQSIANGPVPNGPMMLNGSGYGSNSGYEFQSQATDFSSPLSHLNESVSSLDPLAAMEKSLNHHEQQMGLPSLHDQGNQSLRQPSTTSTTSTNQSSLHQTSTGTPGTPSSSQSLLQHGPNTPHTPHTPHTPGNSGSGGPPSVPPPSNPSQTTENSSSGTNSGNAIVSQPSSQASTNSDSSLSHAPDLGDLNFDPAAVIEGEGQGQEALNVNILNLLPESVDPMELLSYLDTPDPVTNVSSGTSTSTTATSTSGNTSGGNDDLLALFEP
- the LOC107449406 gene encoding zinc finger MIZ domain-containing protein 1 isoform X8, with product MSTYEKWESQSDFVRTQGTYSPLSGTDNNSTNVNSEFINNELADVAWQTECKIGYGREPSGFPYNVYSEKDTLYSYSSNSNQMSSTIGPNAIGNQGHNNGSEFQSSSSALSAAALVAAAATATATATASVVALQERQQQEAVLNNQYNQGIPGQQFQPGYNSHHSRVSSNTDVSSPLGTHMNNPMNSHMGNSALMNMPNNMPSVNSMNSGMGMNGPMGMNKSIGMGGQPHPSMYSGNNPGMAPQSRSRASPYPNPQQHMAQKRPNHYNMMSQHYGPGMHPYNSNPPQNYNSGQGCVCCSQYPGNPPPSQYGKQQPYTPPQHMPTGAYPSQQHMRSSLRPQAPPYSSQPSHYYHQSQMNGAPPPQTQYDPHYTNQFTQPNIQRNMNYQPMSIPGNPTPPLTPASVVPPYLSPNADMKPTFPDTKPNVPPPIKDDELRLTFPVRDGIILAPFRLEHNLAVSNHVFHLKPSVHQTLMWRTDLELQLKCFHHEDRQMNTNWPASVQVSVNATPLSIDRGENKASHKPLYLKEVCQPGRNTIQITVTACCCSHLFLLQLVHRPTVRSVLQGLLRKRLLPADHCVAKIKRNFSSAAASNNALNMEDGVEQTAIKVSLKCPITFKRITLPARGQECKHIQCFDLESYLQLNCERGAWRCPVCNKPALLEGLEVDQYIWGILTNLSNSDVEEVTIDSTASWKPVPVKAVKEETDGVEACGAQKRFKAMSPSSMTMPTTSAWEMGQGLSPYSSLPPPDMQSIANGPVPNGPMMLNGSGYGSNSGYEFQSQATDFSSPLSHLNESVSSLDPLAAMEKSLNHHEQQMGLPSLHDQGNQSLRQPSTTSTTSTNQSSLHQTSTGTPGTPSSSQSLLQHGPNTPHTPHTPHTPGNSGSGGPPSVPPPSNPSQTTENSSSGTNSGNAIVSQPSSQASTNSDSSLSHAPDLGDLNFDPAAVIEGEGQGQEALNVNILNLLPESVDPMELLSYLDTPDPVTNVSSGTSTSTTATSTSGNTSGGNDDLLALFEP
- the LOC107449406 gene encoding zinc finger MIZ domain-containing protein 1 isoform X7 yields the protein MHQTLQKPPPPTAPQSDPAMSLGGWQQSPSSGPASGGAPPQGPQQQLSVVTTVWGVTTTTQSGPLAHSSFGANTSTTIAPMPYTQGAPPQNSGYPPANGASSKTPYQTQSMNSRQTGGPPGYNYSSNSNQMSSTIGPNAIGNQGHNNGSEFQSSSSALSAAALVAAAATATATATASVVALQERQQQEAVLNNQYNQGIPGQQFQPGYNSHHSRVSSNTDVSSPLGTHMNNPMNSHMGNSALMNMPNNMPSVNSMNSGMGMNGPMGMNKSIGMGGQPHPSMYSGNNPGMAPQSRSRASPYPNPQQHMAQKRPNHYNMMSQHYGPGMHPYNSNPPQNYNSGQGCVCCSQYPGNPPPSQYGKQQPYTPPQHMPTGAYPSQQHMRSSLRPQAPPYSSQPSHYYHQSQMNGAPPPQTQYDPHYTNQFTQPNIQRNMNYQPMSIPGNPTPPLTPASVVPPYLSPNADMKPTFPDTKPNVPPPIKDDELRLTFPVRDGIILAPFRLEHNLAVSNHVFHLKPSVHQTLMWRTDLELQLKCFHHEDRQMNTNWPASVQVSVNATPLSIDRGENKASHKPLYLKEVCQPGRNTIQITVTACCCSHLFLLQLVHRPTVRSVLQGLLRKRLLPADHCVAKIKRNFSSAAASNNALNMEDGVEQTAIKVSLKCPITFKRITLPARGQECKHIQCFDLESYLQLNCERGAWRCPVCNKPALLEGLEVDQYIWGILTNLSNSDVEEVTIDSTASWKPVPVKAVKEETDGVEACGAQKRFKAMSPSSMTMPTTSAWEMGQGLSPYSSLPPPDMQSIANGPVPNGPMMLNGSGYGSNSGYEFQSQATDFSSPLSHLNESVSSLDPLAAMEKSLNHHEQQMGLPSLHDQGNQSLRQPSTTSTTSTNQSSLHQTSTGTPGTPSSSQSLLQHGPNTPHTPHTPHTPGNSGSGGPPSVPPPSNPSQTTENSSSGTNSGNAIVSQPSSQASTNSDSSLSHAPDLGDLNFDPAAVIEGEGQGQEALNVNILNLLPESVDPMELLSYLDTPDPVTNVSSGTSTSTTATSTSGNTSGGNDDLLALFEP